A window from Culex pipiens pallens isolate TS chromosome 3, TS_CPP_V2, whole genome shotgun sequence encodes these proteins:
- the LOC120432166 gene encoding uncharacterized protein LOC120432166 isoform X3 — protein MMLVSKFHRVHPLNEQLPPLELDSKRCVRALKHAPAAPAMDESTSSSNDHSTGDGYAYKNEISLSIGEDDHNSGTNSTAVPTPSPRHVEIPVPGDDSEYASLKDHNGSATMNGLDNPAFESDKEKRPLSSFGHSGEKSLGATSVNGKVTAEKPLAEAVNLELLNMSKPSNGHKNGASALPVKKDTEVDIGDPYDEYFVPVNEHRKFMRGEKLYVTKDKRDKKKKNWLCWLLGLAVLVAVIIIAILAASGVIFNDDPTPVESRRFAEGNQVATAGVFGSRQSNKTTSTEYPSTSSPPGSTVPPVPPTTEENIVYVPNTIEGQITLTNLEFLDDYRDRNSSAYKVLAAELEDEIRESLDVLGSREKFYVKIMSLKPGSVVVDYRVSWDNSSESLTMDSMKQRLTNYLSENQNYLATYIVPVNTIRVARLPDMCYSGPSEMNCEFACEFNARLGDFMCVCPTGMRLNNDDGKTCYTPVLASQHEPTAEPEPASEPEPEPKGEPEPAGEPEPASEPEPASEPTPASEPEPAGEPEPASEPKSEPEPASEPEPASEPETTSEPEPASEPEPNSEPEPASEPEPKGEPEPESEPSSTTESNSAAKIVSEPTPSSEPEPTSEPEPASEPASEPEPASEPEPKSEPEPASEPEPASEPKSEPEPASEPTSTTESSSSGKLVNEPTPASEPEPSSEPEPTGEPEPASEPAASSTTEHSNEPEKSSSNQSEKLRFADSTPEPSSEPEPTSEPEPSSEPEPSREPEPSSEPEPTADHESSTSSNPKSEVEQIKAVKSSEPEPASEPEPASEPEPTSEPEPASEPEPASEPSSTESNSGKLQTSTEYASQQQSSTKEIVEDHTMPDFMIPDPEQTHSTSTDTISTTSLKSVSETPAPVTETISDDTPQPTLGTYLIAARTTKTPSTESSNVFDGRSLENNEPETTDNTVYATSSPILLEQWRSSTSFSTSTESMEQPKEQEEDMSPFLPNIESSSAKNRVLYAVTEAVQEADTVPSILNHVDQSPFLPEIENNASLVNLLHEGLDRQAEGFDNDSQQHYLEVLPLSKENDRNDYKKQLSTEVTKTVYIATTIRYAPTTDSVEDLLTAASSRNIVEQTTNGAEEVMNTSTERDVEETTVGKVNATLARQELLEEDTTEQVERQPTTMQVEELSSSPKQDVEEVNTTEHVEEKPTTLKAEEEKTSPKEEVESVSTGDVVGKLEVTTVEDEPTTVRVAMTSGAPAKLELEEERASTSEKAEEMTENTKEETTEAQAKIVAEVTSEKEVEETTPHAAVSTSSTTESADAKIVEEVTNATETREPMTTTSTTTESTSSSSTTTEAESTSTTTSITTEGGKDDLLKNFQDLDSDNDISENELKVIPLQKSDVTKESPPPDPATFQTATAARDSTFETTTGHFLDETTFHLIRSERSNETSLIRTRNSEAQNFGELVASVGSGMFTKCAVGQFECVNGTSIKDGSSCIQKSERCDSVSHCSDNSDEQDCERLGCPGHFQCKDGFCLARHHVCDGIAHCNDGSDEVECDRWQCNFDEISCNPGGGGGSCLPALWKCDGLEQCANGFDESNCPDTCTNDEYFCVGQRKCIPEAWRCDGTSDCSGGEDERLCDCPIDNFRCNAGGCVPDKFVCDGQPQCPDLSDEWGCFSVDGGALKVRIESQELKPVCGDGWTKELADEVCAKLGFTEAKSFSISGENGEDSAYRYMNTNASNLLGNMALASNCSAGLVKIECEQYLCGRESITPTLEQRIAGGVNSEPEQLPSLALLYSNDAAIKCTANIISPRWALASYSCIMGKTEFIDNRNVAELDWMLFAGTSHFNSSLVSGGTRNGTFQIVEVRRIVPYPQAKYKQFLYSGDVVLLELASPLRLNERIGSACLTERAMIDEEQLCLTAGWGVDPAEVANTEQYLKYLPVPTMPTEKCNSSLHYNGSLNDDAICAGYLSSSKTTCYNDEGAPLMCHIESSGQWRLEGTLSYHGNCGKRPHPAIYNSITSSITNWIRNTVGNDRMFATSATSRSDGTTAEPTNGTQPAVAAASER, from the exons ATGATGTTAGTGAGTAAATTTCATCGTGTCCATCCTTTAAACGAGCAGTTGCCCCCACTGGAATTGG ATTCAAAGCGTTGCGTCCGCGCGTTGAAACACGCCCCAGCTGCCCCCGCGATGGACGAGTCAACGTCGTCCAGCAATGATCACTCGACCGGTGACGGGTACGCGTACAAGAACGAAATCTCGCTCTCGATCGGCGAGGACGATCACAACTCGGGCACCAACAGTACGGCGGTGCCAACGCCATCGCCCCGACACGTCGAGATTCCGGTGCCGGGCGACGACAGTGAGTACGCCTCGCTGAAGGACCACAACGGTTCCGCCACCATGAACGGGCTGGACAATCCGGCCTTCGAGTCGGACAAGGAGAAGCGACCGCTGAGTTCGTTCGGCCACTCGGGGGAAAAGTCTCTGGGGGCCACGTCGGTGAACGGCAAGGTCACTGCGGAGAAGCCGCTGGCGGAGGCAGTCAATCTGGAGCTGCTGAACATGTCCAAACCATCGAATGGGCACAAGAACGGAGCCAGTGCCCTGCCGGTTAAGAAGGACACCGAGGTTGATATTGGTGATCCTTACGACGAGTACTTCGTTCCGGTTAACGAGCATCGAAAGTTTATGAG AGGCGAGAAGCTGTACGTTACCAAGGACAAACGGGACAAGAAAAAGAAGAACTGGCTCTGCTGGCTACTCGGGCTGGCCGTTCTCGTCGCCGTAATCATAATCGCCATCCTTGCTGCGTCCGGAGTGATCTTCAACGATGATCCGACGCCGGTGGAGTCGCGAAGGTTCGCCGAAGGCAACCAGGTGGCCACGGCTGGAGTGTTTGGATCTCGGCAATCGAATAAAACAACCTCAACGGAGTATCCGTCAACCTCTTCGCCACCGGGCTCTACGGTACCACCTGTGCCACCTACCACGGAAGAGAACATTGTCTACGTACCAAATACGATCGAGGGTCAGATCACCTTGACGAATCTGGAATTCTTGGACGACTACCGGGACCGAAACAGCTCCGCGTACAAGGTGCTGGCCGCCGAACTGGAGGATGAAATCCGCGAAAGCCTTGACGTGCTGGGATCCCGCGAGAAGTTCTACGTCAAGATCATGAGCTTGAA GCCCGGCTCCGTCGTTGTAGATTACCGTGTTAGCTGGGACAACTCCAGCGAATCGCTGACTATGGACAGCATGAAGCAACGACTAACGAACTATCTGTCGGAGAACCAGAACTATTTGGCCACCTACATCGTTCCGGTGAATACGATCCGCGTTGCGAGACTGCCGGATATGTGCTACTCTGGACCATCGGAAATGAA TTGTGAATTTGCCTGCGAGTTCAACGCTCGTCTCGGTGACTTCATGTGCGTGTGTCCAACCGGAATGCGGCTGAACAATGACGATGGCAAAACTTGCTACACGCCTGTGCTGGCTTCTCAGCATGAACCTACCGCCGAACCGGAACCGGCAAGCGAGCCCGAGCCGGAACCGAAGGGTGAACCCGAGCCGGCTGGTGAACCCGAACCCGCTAGTGAACCTGAACCCGCCAGTGAGCCTACACCGGCCAGTGAACCCGAACCAGCGGGCGAACCGGAGCCTGCAAGTGAACCAAAGAGCGAGCCAGAACCAGCAAGTGAACCTGAGCCCGCGAGTGAACCAGAAACGACTAGCGAACCCGAGCCGGCTAGCGAGCCTGAACCAAACAGTGAACCCGAGCCGGCCAGTGAACCTGAACCGAAGGGTGAACCCGAGCCAGAAAGTGAACCTTCGTCTACCACTGAGTCGAATTCGGCGGCAAAAATAGTGAGCGAGCCAACTCCTTCCAGCGAACCGGAGCCTACGAGTGAACCGGAACCGGCGAGTGAACCTGCAAGCGAACCAGAACCGGCTAGTGAACCAGAGCCCAAGAGTGAACCGGAACCAGCTAGTGAGCCAGAACCAGCAAGTGAACCCAAGAGTGAACCCGAACCAGCTAGTGAACCAACCTCCACTACCGAGTCTAGTTCATCTGGAAAACTAGTCAATGAACCAACTCCGGCAAGCGAACCGGAACCTTCGAGCGAGCCGGAACCTACCGGTGAACCCGAACCAGCAAGCGAACCGGCAGCGTCCAGTACAACTGAGCATTCCAACGAACCAGAAAAGTCATCGTCAAATCAATCGGAAAAGCTAAGATTCGCCGACTCTACTCCGGAGCCAAGCAGTGAACCAGAACCGACCAGTGAGCCTGAACCTAGCAGTGAACCCGAACCAAGCAGGGAGCCCGAGCCTAGCAGCGAGCCGGAACCGACCGCTGACCACGAGTCATCCACGAGTTCGAACCCAAAGAGCGAAGTTGAGCAGATCAAGGCCGTAAAATCTAGCGAACCTGAGCCTGCCAGCGAGCCTGAACCTGCAAGTGAGCCGGAACCCACCAGCGAACCGGAACCCGCAAGTGAGCCGGAACCGGCCAGCGAACCTTCCTCAACCGAATCCAACTCCGGTAAACTTCAAACGTCAACTGAGTACGCCTCCCAGCAACAGTCGTCCACGAAGGAAATCGTCGAGGATCACACCATGCCCGACTTTATGATCCCCGATCCGGAGCAGACACACTCCACCAGTACGGACACAATCTCAACAACCTCGCTCAAATCGGTGTCGGAAACGCCGGCCCCGGTAACCGAAACAATCTCCGATGATACTCCTCAGCCCACGCTCGGAACGTATCTGATCGCGGCAAGAACCACCAAGACTCCTAGCACCGAATCTAGTAACGTATTTGACGGACGATCGCTGGAAAACAATGAACCCGAAACCACCGATAACACCGTCTATGCCACTTCTAGTCCGATCCTTCTGGAGCAGTGGCGTTCCTCAACCAGCTTCTCCACCTCAACCGAATCCATGGAGCAGCCCAAGGAGCAAGAGGAAGACATGTCTCCATTCCTGCCCAACATTGAGTCGTCTAGTGCGAAGAACCGCGTCCTGTACGCCGTTACCGAGGCGGTGCAGGAAGCGGACACGGTTCCATCAATCCTGAATCACGTAGATCAGTCGCCGTTCCTGCCGGAAATCGAAAACAACGCCAGCCTGGTGAATCTGCTGCACGAAGGACTGGATCGCCAAGCGGAGGGCTTCGACAACGATTCCCAGCAGCACTACTTGGAGGTGCTTCCGCTATCGAAGGAAAATGATCGCAACGATTACAAAAAGCAGCTGAGCACCGAGGTCACGAAGACTGTTTACATCGCGACAACGATACGCTACGCTCCGACCACGGATTCGGTGGAAGATCTGCTGACAGCTGCGAGTTCCAGAAATATTGTCGAACAGACGACAAACGGGGCGGAGGAAGTCATGAATACGAGCACCGAGAGAGACGTGGAGGAAACCACTGTCGGTAAGGTGAATGCTACCTTGGCGCGGCAGGAACTGCTGGAAGAGGATACCACTGAACAGGTGGAGCGCCAACCAACCACAATGCAGGTTGAGGAATTGAGCAGTTCACCAAAGCAGGATGTTGAGGAGGTAAACACCACAGAGCACGTGGAAGAAAAGCCAACCACTTTGAAAGCGGAAGAGGAGAAGACTTCACCGAAAGAGGAAGTTGAAAGCGTCTCCACTGGAGACGTTGTCGGCAAGTTGGAAGTTACTACGGTGGAGGACGAGCCGACTACAGTTCGTGTGGCGATGACGAGTGGTGCTCCTGCAAAGCTGGAGCTGGAGGAAGAGCGTGCTTCGACGTCGGAAAAGGCTGAAGAGATGACGGAAAATACCAAAGAGGAAACCACTGAGGCGCAGGCTAAGATTGTTGCTGAAGTGACGAGTGAAAAGGAAGTTGAAGAAACGACACCGCATGCTGCAGTGAGCACATCTTCGACGACGGAGAGTGCTGATGCGAAGATAGTGGAGGAAGTTACCAACGCAACTGAAACAAGAGAACCAATGACCACGACATCCACAACAACGGAGTCAACTAGTTCTTCGTCGACGACTACCGAGGCGGAGTCTACGTCAACGACAACTTCCATTACAACCGAAGGAGGAAAAGACGACCTGTTGAAAAACTTCCAGGATCTGGACTCAGACAACGACATTTCCGAAAATGAACTGAAGGTGATTCCGCTGCAGAAATCGGACGTGACGAAAGAATCACCTCCGCCCGATCCAGCAACTTTTCAAACTGCGACGGCCGCCCGGGATTCAACCTTCGAAACCACGACCGGTCATTTTTTAGACGAAACGACGTTTCATTTGATTAGATCAGAGCGATCGAATGAAACGTCGTTAATTCGGACGAGAAATTCTGAAGCCCAGAACTTTGGCGAGTTGGTTGCGAGTGTCGGCAGCGGAATGTTCACCAAGTGTGCCGTAGGACAGTTTGAGTGCGTGAATGGAACGTCGATCAAGGACGGCAGCTCGTGCATCCAAAAGTCGGAACGGTGCGATTCGGTGTCGCACTGCTCGGACAACAGCGATGAGCAGGACTGTGAGCGGTTGGGCTGTCCGGGACACTTCCAGTGCAAGGACGGGTTCTGTCTGGCTCGGCACCACGTGTGCGATGGGATTGCGCACTGCAACGACGGAAGTGATGAGGTGGAGTGTGATCGATGGCAGTGTAACTTTGACGAGATCTCGTGCAATCCGGGTGGTGGTGGAGGATCTTGCCTGCCGGCGCTGTGGAAGTGTGACGGGTTGGAGCAGTGCGCGAACGGGTTCGACGAGAGCAACTGTCCGGATACGTGCACCAACGATGAGTACTTCTGCGTAGGGCAGCGCAAGTGTATTCCGGAAGCGTGGAGGTGTGACGGTACCTCCGACTGCAGCGGTGGAGAGGATGAACGACTGTGCGACTGCCCGATCGATAACTTCCGGTGTAATGCGGGTGGATGCGTGCCGGACAAGTTTGTGTGCGATGGTCAGCCGCAGTGCCCGGATCTGTCGGACGAATGGGGATGTTTTAGCGTGGACGGTGGAGCGCTGAAGGTTCGAATTGAGTCGCAGGAATTGAAGCCGGTTTGCGGGGACGGCTGGACCAAGGAGTTGGCCGATGAGGTGTGCGCTAAACTAGGCTTTACCGAAGCAAAGTCATTCTCGATCTCAGGAGAAAATGGAGAGGATTCGGCGTACCGATACATGAACACGAACGCTTCAAATTTGTTGGGAAACATGGCACTGGCAAGCAACTGCTCAGCTGGTCTGGTGAAGATCGAGTGCGAACAATACC TTTGTGGGCGTGAAAGCATTACCCCGACCTTGGAGCAACGGATAGCCGGCGGTGTCAACTCGGAACCGGAACAGCTGCCAAGTTTGGCGCTGTTGTACAGCAACGATGCGGCCATCAAGTGTACCGCGAATATAA TTTCTCCACGATGGGCACTCGCAAGCTACTCGTGCATCATGGGCAAAACCGAGTTCATCGACAATAGGAACGTGGCTGAGTTGGACTGGATGCTCTTCGCTGGCACGTCGCATTTCAACTCCTCGCTGGTATCCGGCGGTACCCGCAACGGCACCTTCCAAATTGTAGAGGTTCGAAGGATTGTACCTTATCCACAG GCCAAATACAAGCAGTTCCTCTACAGTGGTGACGTTGTGCTGCTGGAGCTGGCCAGCCCGCTGCGGTTGAACGAGAGGATCGGAAGTGCGTGCTTGACGGAGCGCGCCATGATCGACGAGGAGCAGCTGTGCCTTACCGCCGGCTGGGGCGTAGATCCGGCCGAAGTGGCCAACACCGAGCAGTACCTCAAGTATCTGCCAGTTCCGACCATGCCAACCGAGAAGTGCAACTCCTCCCTCCACTACAACGGCTCGCTGAACGATGACGCCATCTGCGCGGGTTATCTCAGCAGCAGCAAGACAACTTGCTAC AACGACGAAGGAGCGCCACTGATGTGCCACATCGAGAGCAGCGGCCAGTGGCGGTTGGAGGGTACGCTTAGCTATCATGGCAACTGCGGGAAGCGGCCACATCCGGCCATCTACAACTCGATTACCTCAAGTATCACGAACTGGATTCGGAACACGGTGGGCAACGACCGGATGTTTGCCACGAGTGCCACGAGTAGGAGCGATGGCACCACCGCGGAACCCACCAACGGTACGCAGCCAGCAGTGGCTGCGGCGAGTGAGCGGTAA